In a genomic window of Hippoglossus stenolepis isolate QCI-W04-F060 chromosome 17, HSTE1.2, whole genome shotgun sequence:
- the oprd1a gene encoding opioid receptor, delta 1a: MEPYTVPGDQLSLSDLYSYIPFNVTFPDEGLLGDDRLQNYTERQSPARSAGGMIIAISITALYSVICVVGLLGNILVMYGVVRYTKMKTATNIYIFNLALADALATSTLPFQSAKYLMNTWPFGEVLCKLIIAIDYYNMFTSIFTLTMMSVDRYIAVCHPVRALEFRTPVKAKLINVLIWVLSSAIGVPIIVMAVTKVADNGRTMCMLKFPDPDWYWDTVTKICVFIFAFVVPVMVITICYGLMILRLKSVRLLSGSKEKDRNMRRITRMVLVIVAAFIICWTPIHIFIIVKTMVEIDTRNPLVIASWHLCIALGYTNSSLNPVLYAFLDENFKRCFRDFCLPCRTHVEQNSLSRGRNTTREPVSVCAPTEAMKKPA, encoded by the exons ATGGAGCCCTACACGGTTCCCGGAGATCAGCTCTCCCTGTCCGACCTCTACTCTTACATCCCCTTCAATGTCACATTCCCGGACGAGGGCTTGTTGGGCGACGACCGGCTGCAGAACTACACGGAGCGGCAGAGCCCGGCGAGGAGCGCCGGGGGGATGATCATAGCCATATCCATCACGGCGCTCTACTCCGTCATTTGCGTGGTGGGACTCCTGGGCAACATCCTCGTCATGTACGGGGTGGTCAG GTACACCAAGATGAAGACGGCCACAAACATCTACATCTTCAACTTGGCCCTCGCCGATGCCTTGGCCACCAGCACGCTGCCTTTCCAAAGTGCCAAATACCTCATGAACACTTGGCCGTTTGGGGAAGTCCTGTGCAAGCTTATTATTGCCATTGATTATTACAACATGTTCACGAGTATCTTCACCCTCACCATGATGAGCGTGGACCGCTACATCGCCGTGTGCCACCCCGTCAGGGCGCTGGAGTTTCGTACGCCAGTCAAGGCCAAGCTGATCAACGTGCTCATCTGGGTGCTGTCGTCAGCGATTGGAGTTCCCATTATTGTCATGGCTGTGACCAAAGTGGCAGACAATG GTAGAACCATGTGCATGCTGAAGTTCCCTGACCCGGATTGGTATTGGGACACGGTGACTAAGATCTGCGTCTTCATCTTTGCTTTTGTGGTTCCTGTAATGGTCATCACCATATGCTACGGCCTGATGATCCTTCGTCTGAAGAGCGTCCGCCTGCTTTCAGGCTCAAAAGAGAAAGACCGCAACATGCGCCGCATCACCCGCATGGTGCTGGTGATTGTGGCTGCCTTCATTATCTGCTGGACCCCCATACACATCTTCATCATCGTGAAGACCATGGTGGAGATAGACACGAGGAATCCCCTGGTGATAGCCAGCTGGCACCTGTGCATCGCTTTGGGCTACACCAACAGCAGCCTCAACCCTGTGCTCTATGCATTTTTGGATGAAAATTTCAAGCGATGCTTCAGAGATTTCTGCCTCCCCTGTCGCACCCATGTGGAGCAGAACAGTCTGAGCAGAGGCCGCAACACCACCAGGGAGCCTGTGTCCGTCTGTGCTCCAacagaagcaatgaaaaagcCAGCATGA